The following coding sequences are from one Rutidosis leptorrhynchoides isolate AG116_Rl617_1_P2 chromosome 11, CSIRO_AGI_Rlap_v1, whole genome shotgun sequence window:
- the LOC139875289 gene encoding probable glutathione S-transferase, whose product MNEVKLFWTFSSPFAQRIVWALKLKDIEYETIQEDLANKSSLLLEYNPIHKKVPVLLHNGTAICESLVILEYIDETWNKIARLLPEDPLVRANVRFWAKYNDEQLFPSVFDAFVNQGVKQEKAKSSALANLDVAEKQLVGKKFFSGESIGFLDIAFGWIANYLEIIEETSGMKLLDKERFPLISAWKDNFCDVPIIKESCPNREKLIIKYQRIRAYLTTIAAQND is encoded by the exons ATGAATGAAGTAAAGCTTTTTTGGACATTTTCAAGCCCATTTGCTCAGAGGATTGTTTGGGCACTTAAACTGAAAGACATAGAATATGAAACAATTCAGGAAGATCTGGCCAACAAGAGTTCTTTGCTACTTGAATATAACCCTATTCACAAAAAAGTACCCGTGTTGTTGCATAATGGAACAGCCATATGCGAATCACTTGTGATTCTTGAGTATATTGACGAGACGTGGAACAAAATTGCTCGTTTATTACCTGAGGATCCGCTTGTCCGAGCTAACGTACGCTTTTGGGCAAAGTATAACGACGAGCAG CTTTTTCCATCAGTATTCGATGCTTTTGTGAATCAAGGGGTGAAGCAAGAGAAAGCAAAAAGTTCAGCCTTAGCGAACCTAGATGTCGCTGAAAAACAGCTCGttggaaagaaattcttcagtggcgAATCAATTGGATTCTTAGATATCGCGTTTGGATGGATCGCGAATTATCTTGAAATAATCGAAGAAACAAGTGGTATGAAACTGTTAGATAAGGAGAGGTTTCCTCTTATTTCGGCATGGAAGGACAACTTTTGCGATGTCCCAATAATCAAAGAAAGCTGCCCAAATCGAGAGAAGCTGATTATCAAGTACCAGCGTATACGTGCGTATCTTACTACCATTGCTGCGCAAAATGATTAA